In Micromonospora sp. NBC_01813, the following are encoded in one genomic region:
- a CDS encoding tyrosine-type recombinase/integrase — protein MKSRAVRVWDIRVNKGGKKKTYTVRWIVGGREKSQNYATRALADNFRSDLMQAINRGEAFDSVTGLPDSMMAAKEAQTWLEFVQSYVDMKWPGAAAKSRASLVDALATVTPALVRDLSGRPGPGELRRLLVDHLLPPAVRQSDVPPELAPAARWLRRASLPLVELGQAATVRGALDVLALTLDGRAAAVTTVRRKRSVFYNVLQYAVELELLDFNPVDKLRVRSTRKKVAVTVDRRVVVNPLQAAELLTALSYVGRRGRVRKGERLVAFFACLYLAALRPGEALGLREQDCHLPATGWGRLTLVDNRPQSGKRWTDSGEAHDRRGLKHRADAESRGVPIPPELVTILREHIDRYGAADDGRLFRSERGNVVAASTYSRVWEEARAFALTPHQVASPLAGRPYDLRHAAVSLWLNAGAPATEVAERAGHSVDVLLKVYAKCIDGQEATVNQRIGDALQGFGG, from the coding sequence GTGAAGTCCCGCGCTGTGCGGGTGTGGGACATCCGCGTCAACAAGGGCGGCAAGAAGAAGACCTACACCGTCCGGTGGATCGTCGGCGGCCGGGAGAAGTCGCAGAACTACGCCACCCGTGCCCTTGCCGACAATTTCCGGTCGGACCTGATGCAGGCCATCAACCGGGGCGAGGCGTTCGACTCGGTGACCGGCCTGCCTGATTCGATGATGGCGGCCAAGGAAGCGCAGACCTGGCTTGAGTTCGTTCAGTCGTACGTCGACATGAAGTGGCCCGGTGCGGCGGCCAAGTCGCGGGCCAGCCTGGTTGACGCGTTGGCCACCGTTACCCCGGCCCTGGTCCGGGACCTGTCGGGTCGGCCGGGGCCGGGGGAGCTGCGGCGTCTGCTGGTGGATCACCTGCTGCCGCCGGCTGTTCGGCAATCCGACGTCCCGCCGGAGTTGGCGCCTGCTGCGCGTTGGCTGCGCCGCGCTTCGCTGCCCCTCGTCGAGCTGGGGCAGGCGGCAACGGTCCGGGGCGCGCTCGACGTCCTGGCGTTGACGCTCGACGGGCGGGCGGCTGCGGTGACGACGGTCCGCCGGAAGCGGTCGGTGTTCTACAACGTGCTGCAGTACGCGGTGGAACTGGAACTGCTCGACTTCAACCCGGTCGACAAGCTCCGGGTGCGGTCGACCCGGAAGAAGGTCGCGGTGACGGTTGACCGGCGAGTGGTGGTCAACCCGCTTCAGGCGGCGGAATTGCTGACCGCGTTGTCGTATGTCGGGCGGCGGGGCCGGGTCCGCAAAGGTGAGCGCCTGGTGGCGTTCTTCGCCTGCCTCTATCTTGCGGCGTTGCGGCCCGGTGAGGCGTTGGGCCTGCGTGAGCAGGACTGCCACCTTCCGGCAACTGGGTGGGGCCGGCTGACGCTGGTCGACAACCGGCCGCAGTCCGGCAAGCGGTGGACCGACAGCGGCGAGGCGCACGATCGGCGCGGGCTCAAACATCGGGCCGACGCCGAGTCACGCGGCGTGCCGATCCCGCCGGAGCTGGTGACGATCCTGCGGGAGCACATCGACCGGTACGGCGCGGCAGACGATGGCCGGTTGTTCCGTAGCGAGCGGGGCAACGTCGTGGCGGCGTCGACGTACTCGCGGGTGTGGGAGGAAGCGCGGGCGTTCGCGTTGACTCCGCATCAGGTGGCGTCGCCGTTGGCGGGTCGGCCGTACGACCTGCGGCACGCGGCGGTGTCGTTGTGGCTCAACGCCGGTGCTCCGGCGACTGAGGTCGCTGAGCGGGCCGGGCATTCGGTCGACGTGCTGTTGAAGGTGTACGCGAAGTGCATCGACGGCCAGGAGGCGACGGTCAACCAGCGGATCGGCGACGCGTTGCAGGGCTTTGGTGGGTAG
- a CDS encoding PaeR7I family type II restriction endonuclease gives MSDQLTPDPTSAAVSLFWTKRADQMAALADGGASGGGARAGGHMNGVRDLVASIFIESGMPKDAIVKEPYLPGYYRVRKKWDLAIRYKGALVAALEFKSQVGSVGKNINNRFEEALGTGTDTNAAQRKLEAFGDVPPWLGYVFVLREDSETEQSRHDTSALFPTDPTFHGLSYNQRYQEMIRRFMGDNVYQLGWFITTCVDGQGVVSYNEPLATATGKAFRAAVQGRVNYVLEVLG, from the coding sequence TTGTCTGACCAGCTGACCCCTGACCCCACGAGTGCGGCAGTTTCGCTGTTCTGGACCAAGCGTGCCGATCAGATGGCGGCATTGGCTGACGGTGGTGCTTCCGGCGGTGGTGCTCGCGCTGGAGGGCACATGAACGGTGTTCGTGATCTCGTTGCATCAATTTTTATCGAATCTGGAATGCCCAAGGATGCAATCGTTAAAGAGCCGTATCTCCCTGGCTACTACCGTGTTCGTAAGAAGTGGGATTTAGCGATTCGATACAAAGGTGCACTTGTTGCTGCGCTCGAATTCAAAAGTCAAGTCGGTAGCGTTGGCAAGAACATCAATAATCGTTTTGAGGAGGCTCTTGGTACTGGGACTGATACGAACGCTGCGCAGCGCAAACTTGAAGCGTTCGGGGACGTTCCGCCCTGGCTTGGCTATGTATTCGTCTTGCGAGAAGACTCGGAGACAGAGCAGTCTCGTCATGATACGTCAGCTCTGTTCCCGACTGACCCAACGTTTCATGGGCTTTCCTACAACCAGCGATACCAAGAGATGATTCGCCGTTTCATGGGTGATAACGTCTATCAACTCGGATGGTTTATTACTACTTGCGTCGACGGTCAGGGTGTTGTTTCTTACAATGAGCCTCTTGCTACCGCGACCGGCAAGGCGTTCCGAGCGGCTGTACAGGGTCGTGTGAATTATGTCTTGGAGGTTCTCGGTTGA
- a CDS encoding type II toxin-antitoxin system YoeB family toxin, which produces MRRVDDEHRLVCRADEKEVKIIKARYHYSD; this is translated from the coding sequence GTGAGGCGGGTCGATGACGAACACCGCCTCGTGTGCCGGGCCGACGAGAAGGAAGTGAAGATCATCAAGGCCCGGTATCACTACAGCGACTGA
- a CDS encoding GntR family transcriptional regulator: protein MPIEVAQPKYVVIVNAMQQRIDDGTYPPGAMLPSETELVREFRASRPVVVRALDMLRQDGWIDSRQGKGRFVIGRPGSASTRARERYAALDQPEPAGSTVLAAEVIPAPPRAAAALDIEPGTPVVARRRLIAVDDLGPVELATAYLPVDLAAGTDVGGTAVLSDGLLRHLATRKGVKFDHVAERISARLPRDDEASLLKVSPTDPVVTALLSICDRTATPLFAVDVVLPASRHDLEDVYPLD from the coding sequence GTGCCGATCGAAGTCGCGCAACCCAAGTACGTCGTGATCGTCAACGCGATGCAACAGCGCATCGATGACGGCACCTACCCGCCGGGCGCGATGCTGCCCAGTGAAACCGAACTGGTACGGGAGTTCCGTGCGTCCCGGCCGGTTGTCGTGCGAGCGCTGGACATGTTGCGCCAAGACGGCTGGATCGACTCCCGTCAGGGCAAGGGCAGGTTCGTCATCGGCCGTCCCGGTAGCGCGTCGACCAGGGCCCGCGAGCGGTACGCCGCTCTCGACCAGCCGGAACCGGCCGGCTCCACCGTCCTGGCTGCTGAGGTCATCCCGGCACCACCACGGGCGGCTGCCGCGCTCGACATCGAACCGGGAACGCCGGTCGTCGCGCGTCGTCGACTGATCGCGGTCGACGACCTGGGGCCGGTGGAGCTGGCCACCGCGTACCTTCCCGTTGATCTCGCCGCCGGCACCGACGTCGGCGGTACGGCGGTGCTCTCCGATGGGCTGCTGCGGCACCTGGCGACCCGTAAGGGCGTCAAGTTCGATCACGTCGCCGAACGGATCTCGGCCCGGCTGCCCCGCGACGACGAAGCATCCCTGTTGAAGGTCAGCCCGACTGATCCCGTGGTAACGGCCCTGCTGTCCATCTGCGACCGCACGGCAACCCCGCTGTTCGCGGTCGACGTGGTGCTTCCTGCTTCCCGCCACGACCTGGAAGACGTCTACCCCCTCGACTGA
- a CDS encoding FtsK/SpoIIIE domain-containing protein, translating to MPDLHGDAGPSGPLVGAVTLMPLINIIPGEKVPVAPMNVRLPSWRMPGWLLLLWWLARGLVRLTVLAVRYWWISGPAVAVTWVHLEYGPLVLAAVVAGLAGVCVAWWRLHPGSWWRFGWYPFVGRWRRLWVYRRRWVAVTATCGLAVIFDGVRYVPRLVRVVSDRFGDTVTVRMLPGQVPDDWARNADRLAHGFHQREARAAGCARPDLVAVRFTRRDPLAAVVASLPVPAVPDLTGLPLGVQEGGEPYRLRLAGSHVLIAGATNSGKGSVIWSLISALAGGVRSGLVELWVFDPKGGMELAAGLPLFARFCYQDPDTMAGVLEEAVKRMRVRADRLRGVTRQHTPSRDEPLIVVVVDELAALTAYLTDRKVRDRIKEALGLLLSQGRAVGVHVVAALQDPRKDVLPFRDLFPTRIALRMTEPEQADMVLGDGARDRGAACDRIPETLPGVGYVVLDGVREPVRVRFAYLSDDDIRGLGRAYRHLDDTDTDTDTGGGVPGVVA from the coding sequence GTGCCGGACCTGCATGGCGACGCTGGGCCGTCCGGTCCGTTGGTCGGGGCGGTGACCCTGATGCCGTTGATCAACATCATTCCGGGGGAGAAGGTCCCGGTCGCGCCGATGAACGTGCGGCTGCCGTCGTGGCGGATGCCGGGCTGGCTGCTCCTGCTGTGGTGGCTGGCCCGTGGCCTGGTCCGGCTGACGGTGCTGGCGGTCCGCTACTGGTGGATCTCCGGCCCGGCCGTTGCGGTGACGTGGGTGCATCTGGAGTACGGGCCGCTCGTCCTGGCCGCCGTCGTCGCCGGCCTCGCCGGGGTGTGCGTGGCGTGGTGGCGGCTGCATCCGGGGTCGTGGTGGCGGTTCGGCTGGTATCCGTTCGTTGGGCGGTGGCGTCGGTTGTGGGTCTACCGGCGTCGTTGGGTCGCGGTCACCGCTACCTGCGGGTTGGCGGTGATCTTCGACGGGGTCCGCTACGTGCCGCGTCTGGTCCGGGTCGTTTCGGACCGGTTCGGGGACACGGTGACAGTGCGGATGCTGCCCGGTCAGGTGCCGGATGACTGGGCGCGCAACGCGGACCGGTTGGCGCACGGCTTCCACCAGCGCGAAGCGCGGGCGGCGGGATGTGCACGGCCGGATCTGGTGGCGGTGCGGTTCACCCGCCGGGATCCCCTCGCCGCTGTGGTGGCGTCGCTGCCGGTGCCGGCCGTACCCGACCTGACTGGCCTGCCGCTGGGCGTCCAGGAGGGCGGGGAGCCGTATCGGCTGCGGTTGGCGGGGTCGCATGTGCTGATCGCGGGGGCGACGAACTCCGGCAAGGGGTCGGTGATCTGGTCGCTGATCTCGGCGTTGGCGGGCGGTGTCCGCTCCGGGCTGGTGGAGCTGTGGGTGTTCGACCCGAAGGGCGGCATGGAGTTGGCGGCGGGGCTGCCGTTGTTCGCCCGGTTCTGCTACCAGGACCCGGACACCATGGCCGGTGTCCTCGAAGAGGCCGTGAAGCGGATGCGGGTGCGGGCGGACCGGCTTCGTGGGGTGACCCGGCAGCACACGCCGAGTCGGGATGAGCCGTTGATCGTGGTGGTCGTCGACGAGCTGGCGGCGTTGACCGCCTATCTGACTGACCGCAAGGTCCGCGACCGCATCAAAGAGGCGTTGGGTTTGCTGCTGTCGCAGGGCCGGGCCGTGGGTGTGCATGTGGTGGCGGCGTTGCAGGACCCGCGTAAGGACGTGCTGCCGTTCCGGGACCTGTTCCCGACCCGGATCGCGTTGCGGATGACCGAGCCGGAGCAGGCTGACATGGTCCTCGGCGACGGTGCCCGTGACCGGGGCGCGGCCTGTGACCGGATTCCGGAGACGCTGCCGGGCGTCGGCTACGTCGTCCTCGACGGTGTCCGCGAACCCGTCCGGGTCCGCTTCGCCTACCTGTCCGACGACGACATTCGCGGCCTGGGGCGGGCGTACCGGCACCTCGACGACACCGACACCGACACCGACACCGGCGGCGGCGTGCCGGGGGTGGTGGCGTGA
- a CDS encoding DUF2637 domain-containing protein — MASTSGPTRAERAEGVLLVLILLVVGSLAGAASFTHVHDWTMDNSPAGTGEWFGWANAAISELIPLAALLTIRRRRRTGGPVGYPMFLLVCAVCLSLAAQLAVAKPGISGWLLSAVPALAFLGLSKLVLSTKPATPAPVPAGVDQPDNQRPAAAVDQVDTDNAAPVVLDQPARPVDQVPTVEQVRPASGVRRGVVPVPLAGFPTRNGSTVTGVEADQ, encoded by the coding sequence ATGGCGTCGACCAGCGGTCCGACCCGCGCGGAGCGGGCGGAAGGCGTGCTGTTGGTGCTGATCCTGCTCGTCGTCGGCAGCCTGGCCGGGGCGGCGTCGTTCACCCACGTGCACGACTGGACGATGGACAACTCCCCGGCGGGTACGGGGGAGTGGTTCGGCTGGGCCAACGCCGCGATCTCCGAACTGATCCCCCTGGCCGCGTTGTTGACGATTCGGCGGCGGCGTCGCACGGGTGGGCCGGTCGGCTATCCGATGTTCCTGCTCGTCTGCGCGGTCTGCCTGTCCCTGGCCGCACAGTTGGCGGTGGCCAAGCCGGGGATCTCGGGCTGGTTGCTGTCGGCGGTGCCGGCGTTGGCGTTCCTGGGCCTGTCGAAGCTCGTCCTGTCCACGAAACCCGCCACCCCCGCCCCGGTCCCGGCCGGCGTCGACCAGCCGGACAACCAGCGGCCGGCGGCTGCCGTCGACCAGGTCGACACCGACAACGCTGCCCCGGTCGTGCTCGACCAGCCTGCCCGGCCCGTCGACCAGGTGCCGACGGTCGAACAGGTCCGCCCAGCCTCTGGTGTGCGTCGGGGTGTGGTGCCCGTGCCGCTCGCGGGGTTCCCGACCCGCAACGGCTCGACGGTGACCGGTGTGGAGGCTGACCAGTGA
- a CDS encoding replication initiator: MPTSAGVGAAIPDNASPLSVVPRPGSRAARMRQPLAKDALRQLAEQHQVCVRPVVLRRTDTVTGRTDVVEVPCGATLAAKCKPCAERGRRLRIQQIREGWHLADEPAVRPDKPGEDVLSLVRLRAHLEFERHALAYESMHPDARAAQVADLDDAIVEVDEALAESNLRGRLTPTERDERPRRRRSTRRRQDTPELPRLPVDSRTVGRAYTGRQGKTYRPSMLLTLTLDSHGPVHSHFRRGGYVVPCECGQRHQPHDPVLSTPVDPASYDYRRAAVDSIHFARVLDRWWQNLRRAAGWNVQYAGAVELQRRLAPHAHFAIRGTLPRKLLKQIAAATYHQVWWPRFDQPVYRVDKPPVWDVDQQAYVDPKTREPLPTWAEALDELEEPGTPPAYVARLGRIDARGIDQGTKDAERSIRYVTKYVTKDLTDQARPRSDPQKAHFDRLHAELSVLPCSPTCANWLLYGVQPDKAKPGLTPGRCTGKVHQRATLGFTGRRVLVSRQWSGKTLADHRADNRAWVRAILAGNLADNDDQADTDDGGQSGGQADGQADNPDRYRFELARPDDPDVPPLQHRILRAVSERIRWRTTLTNARQRASGAVSATPQPLTLAA; encoded by the coding sequence ATGCCCACCTCGGCGGGTGTGGGCGCCGCGATCCCGGACAACGCATCGCCGCTGTCGGTGGTGCCGCGTCCGGGGTCGCGGGCGGCCCGGATGCGTCAACCCCTGGCCAAGGACGCCCTGCGGCAGCTGGCGGAGCAGCATCAGGTGTGCGTGCGGCCGGTGGTGCTGCGTCGCACCGACACCGTGACCGGCCGTACCGATGTCGTCGAAGTGCCCTGCGGGGCCACATTGGCGGCGAAGTGCAAGCCGTGCGCGGAACGCGGCCGCAGGTTGCGGATTCAGCAGATCCGGGAGGGCTGGCACCTCGCCGACGAACCGGCCGTCCGCCCGGACAAGCCAGGTGAGGACGTGCTGTCGCTGGTCCGGCTGCGGGCGCACCTCGAGTTCGAACGGCACGCCCTGGCCTATGAGTCGATGCATCCGGATGCGCGGGCGGCGCAGGTCGCCGACCTGGATGACGCGATCGTCGAGGTTGATGAGGCGTTGGCGGAATCGAACCTACGCGGCCGGTTGACCCCGACCGAGCGGGATGAGCGGCCTCGGCGACGGCGGTCGACCCGCCGACGCCAGGACACCCCGGAGCTTCCTCGGCTGCCTGTCGACTCGCGTACGGTCGGCCGGGCCTACACCGGCCGGCAGGGTAAGACGTATCGGCCGTCGATGCTGCTCACGCTCACCCTTGACAGTCACGGCCCGGTGCACTCGCACTTTCGGCGTGGTGGCTACGTGGTGCCGTGTGAGTGCGGGCAACGGCATCAACCACACGACCCGGTGCTGAGCACGCCGGTGGATCCGGCCAGCTACGACTACCGGCGGGCGGCAGTGGACTCGATCCACTTCGCGCGGGTGCTGGACCGGTGGTGGCAGAACCTGCGCCGGGCGGCGGGCTGGAACGTCCAGTACGCCGGGGCCGTCGAGCTGCAACGCCGACTTGCCCCACACGCGCACTTCGCCATCCGGGGGACGCTGCCGCGCAAGCTGTTGAAGCAGATCGCCGCCGCGACGTACCACCAGGTGTGGTGGCCGCGTTTCGACCAGCCCGTCTACCGGGTCGACAAACCGCCGGTGTGGGACGTCGACCAACAGGCGTACGTCGACCCGAAAACACGCGAGCCGCTACCCACCTGGGCTGAGGCGCTCGATGAGCTGGAGGAACCCGGCACCCCACCCGCGTACGTCGCCCGGCTGGGTCGGATCGACGCGCGCGGAATCGACCAGGGCACCAAGGACGCGGAACGCTCCATCCGCTACGTCACGAAGTACGTCACCAAGGACCTGACCGACCAGGCCCGGCCACGCTCCGACCCACAGAAGGCGCACTTCGACCGGCTCCACGCCGAACTGTCGGTCCTGCCCTGCTCGCCGACCTGCGCCAACTGGCTGCTCTACGGCGTCCAGCCGGACAAGGCCAAACCCGGCCTCACCCCCGGCCGCTGCACCGGCAAGGTTCACCAGCGGGCGACGCTCGGCTTCACCGGCCGGCGGGTGCTGGTCTCCCGGCAGTGGTCCGGCAAGACCCTCGCCGACCACCGCGCCGACAACCGGGCCTGGGTCCGGGCGATTCTCGCCGGGAACCTCGCCGACAACGACGACCAGGCCGACACCGACGACGGCGGCCAGTCGGGCGGGCAGGCAGACGGGCAGGCAGACAACCCGGACCGCTACCGGTTCGAACTCGCCCGGCCCGACGACCCTGACGTCCCGCCCCTGCAACACCGCATCCTGCGGGCCGTCTCCGAGCGCATCCGCTGGCGCACCACGCTCACCAACGCCCGACAACGCGCCTCCGGCGCTGTTTCGGCAACGCCTCAACCCCTGACCCTCGCAGCCTGA
- a CDS encoding Eco57I restriction-modification methylase domain-containing protein, with amino-acid sequence MSTIVAVQGEHVRTFGDVFTRRWVAEVLLDLSGYAVDRDLTVLRLVEPAAGAGAFLLPAVMRLLESARAHDRATHDLGECIQAWEVQPQLASDLRERIVSVLEGQGVAPDDAHSLASRWVVVGDYLLGGNARSVLATDRADIVIGNPPYIRLEQIPDELANEYRRRWPAMGGRADAYIGFLERSLSILRPEGRVAFICADRWMRNQYGQTIRKIIATSYAVDHVWVMHDVDAFEQQVSAYPAITVIRNGQQSGVITADTTADFNEYSAAQLLKWSATPQESRFAGPGVSAHRLPHWFGGDESWPTGSPDRLRLIEKLNDEFYPLHDAVTGTKVSIGVATGADGVFVTTNPHCVEPDRLIPLAMVRDLRSGIFVWSGSYLVNPWAANGSLVDLDSYPRLRSYFGSHGTKLRGRFVAKKSPSAWYRTIDKVDHGLTGRAKLLLQDMKSTIHPVLEPGGHYPHHNVYYVVSDKWDLDVLGGLLLSRISQAFIEAYCVRMNGNTLRFQAQYLKKIRVPRPGSIGASTCALLAQAFRNRDVESATLAAADAYGIDLKEYDLV; translated from the coding sequence GTGTCTACGATTGTTGCTGTTCAAGGTGAGCATGTACGTACGTTCGGTGACGTGTTTACGCGTCGATGGGTGGCGGAGGTGCTGCTTGACCTGTCCGGTTACGCCGTAGATCGGGACCTGACTGTGCTCAGACTTGTAGAGCCGGCAGCGGGAGCGGGCGCCTTCCTGCTTCCGGCGGTCATGCGCCTACTGGAAAGCGCGCGGGCGCACGATCGTGCGACCCATGATCTCGGCGAGTGTATTCAGGCCTGGGAAGTGCAGCCCCAGCTTGCGTCGGATCTACGCGAGCGGATCGTCAGTGTGCTGGAGGGTCAGGGGGTTGCTCCAGACGACGCGCATAGCCTGGCAAGCCGGTGGGTTGTCGTCGGCGATTACCTGTTGGGCGGCAACGCTCGCTCGGTGCTTGCGACGGATCGGGCAGATATTGTGATCGGCAATCCGCCATACATTCGACTTGAGCAGATTCCAGATGAGCTTGCAAATGAGTACCGGAGGCGCTGGCCGGCTATGGGTGGGCGGGCAGACGCCTATATTGGCTTCTTGGAGCGCTCCCTGTCGATCTTGCGCCCGGAAGGGCGAGTAGCGTTCATTTGTGCCGATAGATGGATGCGTAATCAGTATGGCCAAACCATCCGCAAGATCATTGCAACCAGTTACGCTGTTGATCACGTATGGGTCATGCACGACGTGGATGCCTTTGAGCAGCAGGTTTCAGCTTATCCGGCAATCACTGTGATTCGAAACGGTCAGCAGAGTGGCGTTATCACTGCTGATACTACGGCGGATTTCAACGAATATTCTGCAGCGCAGCTATTGAAGTGGAGCGCGACTCCCCAGGAGTCACGCTTCGCGGGCCCTGGGGTCAGCGCGCATAGGTTGCCGCACTGGTTCGGGGGCGATGAATCGTGGCCGACAGGAAGTCCTGACAGGCTGAGGTTGATTGAGAAGTTGAACGATGAGTTCTACCCCCTTCATGATGCAGTGACGGGGACGAAGGTGAGTATCGGGGTGGCAACAGGGGCGGACGGCGTCTTCGTGACGACCAACCCGCATTGCGTTGAGCCGGATCGGCTGATCCCGTTGGCAATGGTCCGTGACTTGCGATCGGGGATCTTTGTTTGGTCGGGCAGCTACTTGGTGAATCCTTGGGCTGCAAACGGCTCGCTTGTCGACTTGGATAGCTATCCGAGGCTGCGTTCCTACTTCGGTTCGCATGGAACGAAGTTGCGCGGACGATTCGTGGCGAAAAAATCGCCGTCGGCCTGGTATCGTACAATTGATAAAGTTGATCATGGCCTAACGGGGCGAGCCAAGTTGTTACTGCAGGATATGAAGTCAACGATCCATCCAGTACTCGAACCGGGTGGGCACTATCCGCACCATAACGTTTACTACGTCGTATCGGATAAGTGGGATCTAGATGTTCTTGGGGGATTGCTGCTGTCTCGGATCTCGCAGGCCTTCATTGAGGCGTATTGCGTGCGCATGAATGGCAACACGCTGCGATTCCAGGCGCAGTATTTGAAGAAGATTCGTGTCCCCAGGCCCGGTAGTATCGGGGCCAGTACTTGCGCTCTACTGGCGCAGGCATTTCGCAATCGAGACGTTGAATCGGCAACTTTGGCGGCCGCCGACGCGTATGGAATCGACCTCAAGGAATATGATCTTGTCTGA
- a CDS encoding helix-turn-helix transcriptional regulator, with protein MDDELLTVPQVLSALNGVSRRTFYRWRELGLAPDCIKLPNGQLRVSRRDLCAWLERHREAA; from the coding sequence ATGGACGACGAGCTGTTGACCGTCCCTCAGGTACTCAGCGCACTCAACGGCGTATCTCGGCGGACCTTCTACCGCTGGCGTGAGCTGGGCCTCGCCCCGGATTGCATCAAGCTCCCAAACGGTCAGTTGCGCGTTAGCCGGCGTGACCTGTGTGCCTGGCTCGAACGGCATCGGGAGGCGGCGTGA
- a CDS encoding response regulator transcription factor gives MSPPVRVLICDDQALIRTGFATIIGAQPDLEVVGECGDGQAAVDLAGRLRPDVVVMDVRMPVLDGIGATRRLAGAGVADPVKVLVVTTFNLDEYVYEALRAGASGFLLKDAPPAQLLHGIRTVATGAALLAPEVTRQLVGRYAARIRPADSPPAGVPLTPRELEVLRLIANGLSNSEIAATLVISQETVKTYVSRILTKLDLRDRVQAVVYAYRRGLVT, from the coding sequence ATGAGCCCGCCGGTTCGGGTGCTGATCTGCGACGACCAGGCGCTGATCCGTACCGGCTTCGCGACGATCATCGGCGCGCAGCCCGACCTTGAGGTGGTCGGCGAGTGCGGCGACGGGCAGGCCGCCGTCGACCTCGCCGGCCGACTACGCCCCGACGTGGTGGTGATGGACGTACGGATGCCGGTGCTGGACGGTATCGGAGCGACCCGCAGGCTCGCCGGGGCCGGCGTCGCGGATCCCGTCAAGGTGCTCGTGGTGACGACCTTCAACCTCGACGAGTACGTGTACGAGGCGCTGCGCGCCGGGGCGAGCGGGTTCCTGCTCAAGGACGCGCCACCGGCCCAGTTGCTGCACGGCATCCGTACGGTCGCCACCGGCGCGGCGCTGCTGGCCCCGGAGGTGACCCGCCAACTCGTCGGCCGGTACGCGGCCCGGATCCGCCCCGCCGACAGCCCACCGGCGGGCGTACCGCTGACCCCACGCGAGCTGGAGGTGCTCCGGCTGATCGCCAACGGCCTGTCCAACAGTGAGATCGCCGCGACCCTGGTGATCAGCCAGGAGACCGTCAAAACGTACGTGTCACGCATTCTCACCAAGCTGGATCTGCGTGACCGCGTCCAGGCCGTGGTGTACGCGTACCGCCGGGGTCTGGTGACCTGA
- a CDS encoding GNAT family N-acetyltransferase, giving the protein MDPIHLTGQLVDLRDFRTSDIPDAAGIVGDERVTRWLSFDARDQDQTGAMIDGAISRAQHQPRTEYYLAVVDKHDRMIGFGRLGLSGVQAAKLGYAIHADHWGHGYATDAAHTLITHGFRTLGLHRITAAIGPDNTASITVAKRLGMTYEGRLRDHVHTNGAWRDSLLYSILAPEWTLTADQP; this is encoded by the coding sequence ATGGACCCGATCCACCTCACCGGCCAACTCGTCGACCTACGCGACTTCCGCACCAGCGACATCCCCGACGCGGCCGGAATCGTCGGAGACGAACGCGTCACCCGCTGGCTGTCCTTCGACGCCCGCGACCAGGACCAGACCGGCGCCATGATCGACGGCGCGATCAGCCGCGCCCAGCACCAACCGCGCACCGAGTACTACCTAGCCGTCGTCGACAAGCACGACCGGATGATCGGGTTCGGCCGCCTCGGACTCAGCGGCGTACAGGCCGCCAAACTCGGCTACGCCATCCACGCCGACCACTGGGGCCACGGCTACGCCACCGACGCCGCCCACACCCTCATCACCCACGGCTTCCGAACACTCGGACTACACCGCATCACCGCCGCCATCGGACCCGACAACACCGCATCCATCACCGTCGCCAAACGACTCGGCATGACTTACGAAGGCCGCCTACGCGACCACGTCCACACCAACGGCGCCTGGCGAGACTCCCTGCTCTACTCCATCCTCGCCCCAGAGTGGACACTCACAGCCGACCAGCCGTAG